In Tripterygium wilfordii isolate XIE 37 chromosome 15, ASM1340144v1, whole genome shotgun sequence, one DNA window encodes the following:
- the LOC120016180 gene encoding probable thylakoidal processing peptidase 2, chloroplastic, which translates to MHTVLAKRRVCNGLLCQWAQNEDFIAEPPRDSTYVPKDHVYVLGDNRNHSNDSHKWGPVPVKDIVDCWKIFHASL; encoded by the exons ATGCACACCGTTTTGGCGAAGCGGAGG GTTTGCAATGGATTACTCTGTCAATGGGCTCAGAATGAAGATTTCATTGCAGAACCACCAAGAGACTCTACT TATGTGCCTAAAGATCATGTGTATGTGTTGGGAGACAACCGCAACCACAGCAACGACTCCCATAAATG GGGACCAGTTCCTGTGAAAGACATTGTTGATTGTTGGAAGATATTTCATGCATCCTTATAG
- the LOC119980088 gene encoding amino acid permease 3-like yields MTMGDNTAAKNQVFDVSIDVLQGNSKFFDDDGRPKRTGTIWTASAHIITAVIGSGVLSLAWAIAQLGWIAGPAVMFLFSFVTYYTSTLLAACYRSGDSVYGKRNYTYMDAVRSNLGGVKVKICGVAQYLNLFGVSIGYTIAASISMMAIKRSNCFHSSGGNNPCRMNSNPYMIAFGIVEIIFSQIPDFDQLWWLSILAAVMSFTYSSIGLGLGIAQVAENGAIKGSLTGISIGTVTQTQKIWRSFQALGDIAFAYSYSMILIEIQDTIRSPPSESKTMKRASLVSVSVTTIFYMLCGCMGYAAFGDMSPGNLLTGFGFYNPFWLLDIANAAIVIHLVGAYQVYCQPLFAFVEKQAASTYPDSQFINKDIKIPIPGFRSYNLNLFRLVWRTIFVIITTVISMMLPFFNDVVGLLGALGFWPLTVYFPVEMYISQKRIPKWSTRWLCLQILSMACLMITIAATAGSIAGVVQDLKSYKPFKTTY; encoded by the exons ATGACG atgggtgatAATACTGCTGCAAAGAACCAAGTTTTTGATGTCTCAATTGATGTTCTTCAAGGGAACTCCAAGTTCTTTGATGATGACGGTCGTCCCAAAAGAACTG GGACTATTTGGACTGCAAGTGCTCACATAATAACAGCTGTGATTGGGTCTGGTGTTCTGTCTCTGGCATGGGCAATAGCACAGCTAGGTTGGATTGCTGGCCCTGCTGTGATGTTCTTGTTCTCCTTTGTGACTTACTACACTTCTACTCTTCTTGCTGCCTGTTATCGCTCCGGTGACTCTGTTTATGGCAAGAGAAACTACACTTACATGGATGCTGTTAGGTCCAATCTTG gTGGTGTGAAGGTGAAGATTTGTGGGGTAGCTCAGTACTTGAACCTTTTTGGGGTCTCAATTGGTTACACAATTGCAGCATCTATAAGCATGAT GGCAATCAAGAGGTCTAATTGCTTCCATAGCAGTGGAGGGAATAACCCATGTAGAATGAATAGCAATCCATACATGATTGCTTTTGGGATTGTTGAAATCATCTTCTCTCAAATCCCAGATTTTGATCAACTATGGTGGCTCTCCATTCTTGCTGCAGTCATGTCCTTCACCTACTCATCAATTGGTCTTggtcttggaattgctcaagtagcAGAAAATGGAGCAATAAAAGGAAGTCTAACTGGAATCAGCATTGGCACTGTCACTCAAACCCAAAAGATATGGAGGAGCTTCCAAGCACTTGGAGACATTGCTTTTGCCTACTCATACTCCATGATCCTCATTGAGATTCAG GACACAATTAGGTCACCACCATCAGAATCAAAGACAATGAAGAGGGCATCCTTAGTTAGTGTTTCTGTGACAACCATTTTTTACATGCTATGTGGGTGTATGGGTTATGCTGCTTTTGGAGACATGTCACCAGGAAATCTCCTAACTGGGTTTGGTTTTTACAACCCATTTTGGCTACTTGACATAGCCAATGCTGCTATAGTGATTCACTTGGTTGGTGCATACCAAGTCTACTGTCAACCCCTATTTGCATTTGTTGAAAAGCAAGCAGCTTCAACATACCCAGATAGCCAATTCATCAACAAAGACATCAAGATCCCAATTCCGGGATTTCGATCTTATAATCTCAACCTGTTTAGGTTGGTTTGGAGGACAATTTTTGTGATCATAACCACAGTTATTTCAATGATGTTGCCGTTCTTTAACGACGTCGTTGGACTGCTTGGTGCACTGGGATTTTGGCCTCTCACGGTTTACTTCCCTGTGGAGATGTACATTTCACAGAAAAGGATACCCAAATGGAGCACAAGATGGCTTTGTCTACAAATACTAAGCATGGCTTGTCTCATGATCACAATTGCTGCCACTGCTGGTTCTATTGCAGGAGTTGTTCAAGATCTCAAGTCTTATAAGCCCTTTAAGACCACTTACTAG
- the LOC120016629 gene encoding 1-aminocyclopropane-1-carboxylate oxidase 5-like, whose amino-acid sequence MAIPVIDFSKLNGSPEERAKVLAQIANGCQEWGFFQLANHGISEELLERVKKVCSDCFHGEREGEFKNSGPVKKLNELAEKKSGEKLDNVDWEDVFTLADNNEWPSKTSGFKETMTEYRAELKKLAEKLMEVMDENLGLEKGYIKKAFNGGDGDKAFFGTKVSHYPPCPHPELVNGLRAHTDAGGVILLFQDDKVGGLQILKDGEWIDVQPLPNTIVINTGDQIEVLSNGKYKSTWHRVLATPDGNRRSIASFYNPGFEAIIAPAPELMEKANLEAEQTYPKFVFGDYMSVYAEQKFLPKEPRFQAVKAT is encoded by the exons ATGGCAATTCCAGTGATTGATTTCTCTAAACTCAATGGTTCACCAGAAGAGAGGGCCAAAGTCTTGGCTCAGATTGCCAATGGATGTCAGGAGTGGGGTTTCTTCCAG CTGGCAAACCATGGAATTTCAGAGGAGCTACTAGAGAGGGTGAAGAAGGTATGCTCTGACTGTTTCCATGGTGAAAGAGAGGGAGAATTCAAGAACTCAGGTCCTGTCAAGAAGTTGAATGAATTGGCCGAGAAAAAGAGTGGCGAAAAGCTGGACAATGTGGACTGGGAAGATGTCTTCACTCTCGCAGATAATAACGAGTGGCCATCCAAGACTTCAGGATTCAA GGAAACGATGACCGAATACCGAGCAGAACTGAAGAAACTAGCAGAGAAGTTAATGGAAGTAATGGATGAGAACTTGGGATTGGAGAAGGGCTACATCAAGAAggcattcaatggtggtgatgGAGACAAGGCCTTTTTCGGCACCAAAGTCAGCCACTACCCACCATGTCCTCATCCAGAGCTAGTGAACGGTCTCCGAGCACACACCGATGCTGGCGGTGTCATCTTGCTCTTCCAAGACGACAAGGTGGGAGGCCTTCAGATCCTTAAAGACGGGGAGTGGATCGATGTTCAGCCACTTCCAAACACAATTGTGATCAACACTGGTGATCAGATTGAGGTCCTAAGCAATGGGAAGTACAAGAGTACTTGGCACAGGGTTTTGGCTACTCCAGATGGGAATAGGAGATCCATTGCTTcattctacaatccgggatttgaGGCTATCATTGCTCCAGCACCGGAATTGATGGAAAAGGCTAACCTGGAAGCAGAACAAACTTATCCCAAGTTTGTGTTTGGTGACTACATGTCTGTTTATGCTGAGCAGAAGTTCCTCCCCAAGGAACCCAGGTTCCAAGCTGTCAAGGCAACCTAA